A window of Rhodospirillaceae bacterium contains these coding sequences:
- a CDS encoding EVE domain-containing protein, with protein sequence MNYWLIKSEPSEYSWQDLVKDKRKKWRGVRNRQAVNSLRAMCLDDRCFFYHSNVGLEIVGIAKVRKAAYRDSMDPTKVFVVVDLGPDIQLPELVTLEQIKQHPQLTQLGLVRQPRLSVMPIDPVSWEIICGLGGLKPS encoded by the coding sequence TTGAATTACTGGTTAATAAAATCGGAACCGTCGGAGTATTCCTGGCAAGATTTGGTAAAAGATAAGCGCAAGAAGTGGCGCGGGGTACGCAATCGCCAGGCCGTTAATTCCTTGCGGGCGATGTGCTTAGATGATCGCTGTTTCTTTTACCATTCCAATGTGGGCTTGGAAATTGTGGGGATTGCCAAAGTGAGAAAAGCCGCCTATCGCGACTCTATGGATCCAACAAAGGTTTTTGTGGTGGTTGATCTAGGGCCGGACATACAGTTGCCCGAGCTCGTCACCTTAGAGCAAATCAAGCAACATCCGCAGTTAACCCAATTGGGATTAGTCCGGCAACCGCGGTTATCGGTCATGCCAATTGATCCTGTTT
- a CDS encoding GNAT family N-acetyltransferase, translating to MSGVKPDQGIIGSDQTKVVIRQPQPADLHPKNVAYLCQLVNKVYQVAEAGIWKGNAERINVQAMTKILQNQALLIAQIGIKIVGCINVNLFNEYLAGFGMLVTDPEYRSLGIGKKLIEAAEAWAVSKGRVIMRLEILAPRNWVDSNKEFLKIWYIKMGYILQSTEDFGRLYPEKSADLATTCDFAIYHKILEK from the coding sequence ATGAGCGGGGTTAAACCAGATCAAGGAATAATAGGATCGGACCAAACAAAAGTCGTTATTCGCCAGCCGCAACCAGCTGACCTGCACCCCAAGAATGTGGCTTATCTTTGCCAATTGGTGAACAAGGTTTACCAGGTGGCGGAAGCGGGGATATGGAAGGGAAATGCTGAACGTATTAATGTTCAGGCAATGACCAAGATACTCCAAAATCAAGCATTGCTAATTGCCCAAATTGGGATAAAGATCGTCGGTTGTATCAATGTTAATTTGTTTAATGAATATCTTGCTGGCTTTGGTATGTTGGTGACTGATCCTGAATACCGTAGCCTTGGCATTGGTAAAAAACTTATTGAGGCAGCGGAGGCCTGGGCGGTGAGTAAGGGCCGGGTAATCATGCGCTTGGAGATACTGGCCCCTAGAAATTGGGTGGATTCAAACAAAGAATTTCTTAAGATATGGTACATAAAAATGGGTTATATTTTACAGTCAACGGAAGATTTTGGGCGATTATATCCTGAGAAGTCTGCTGATTTAGCAACAACATGTGATTTTGCCATTTATCATAAGATACTTGAAAAATAG
- the tsaD gene encoding tRNA (adenosine(37)-N6)-threonylcarbamoyltransferase complex transferase subunit TsaD, whose product MTIALGIETSCDETAVALVGSDRRILAQSILSQIAEHRPYGGVVPEIAARNHLIHLRPLLEKTLQQAQLSLDQIDVIAATAGPGLIGGLIVGLTMAKSIALAKNKPLIAVNHLEGHALTARLTDAVEFPYILLLVSGGHCQLLLVKAVGDYQCLGTTLDDALGEAFDKVAKMLGLGFPGGPAVEAAAKQSALRAQQGDKIQLFPLPRPMLGRPDPNFSFSGLKTAVYQQASSLGPVGSQLPLAAVQDLAASFQVAAIDCIIDRVDCALKRIKQQKITLKGLVAAGGVASNQFLRQKLQALCGEYHLPCIIPPPALCTDNAAMIAWAGLEWFKKGRQDGLDTLPRPRWPLDPNFTVSYS is encoded by the coding sequence ATGACGATTGCGCTTGGCATCGAAACCAGTTGTGATGAAACGGCGGTTGCCCTGGTTGGGTCAGATCGACGCATCCTGGCTCAATCCATTTTGTCGCAGATAGCCGAGCATCGGCCTTATGGCGGGGTGGTGCCGGAAATTGCCGCCCGCAACCATTTAATCCACTTACGGCCGTTGCTTGAGAAAACGTTGCAGCAAGCGCAATTGTCGCTTGACCAAATTGATGTGATCGCCGCCACCGCGGGCCCTGGCTTAATTGGCGGGTTGATTGTCGGGTTGACCATGGCGAAATCCATCGCTCTCGCCAAAAACAAACCGTTGATTGCGGTCAACCATTTGGAGGGGCATGCCTTAACCGCCCGGCTAACCGATGCGGTTGAATTTCCTTACATATTATTGCTGGTATCGGGGGGGCATTGCCAATTATTGCTGGTGAAGGCGGTGGGCGATTATCAGTGTTTGGGGACAACTTTGGATGATGCTTTGGGGGAAGCTTTTGATAAAGTTGCCAAAATGCTGGGATTGGGATTTCCCGGTGGCCCTGCGGTTGAGGCGGCGGCTAAACAATCCGCTTTGCGGGCGCAGCAAGGGGATAAAATCCAATTATTTCCTTTGCCAAGACCCATGTTGGGCAGGCCAGATCCCAATTTTTCTTTTTCCGGCTTGAAAACCGCGGTTTACCAGCAGGCCAGCAGCTTAGGGCCGGTGGGCAGCCAATTGCCTTTAGCGGCGGTGCAGGACTTGGCCGCTTCCTTCCAGGTGGCGGCGATTGACTGCATTATTGACCGGGTTGATTGCGCTTTGAAACGCATCAAACAGCAGAAAATTACCTTAAAGGGATTGGTGGCGGCGGGTGGGGTGGCCTCCAACCAATTTTTAAGGCAAAAACTGCAAGCGCTTTGCGGGGAATATCATTTGCCTTGTATCATCCCGCCCCCGGCCTTATGCACCGATAACGCCGCCATGATTGCTTGGGCGGGACTTGAATGGTTTAAAAAAGGCCGCCAAGATGGGTTGGATACATTGCCCCGCCCGCGCTGGCCGCTTGATCCGAATTTCACGGTTTCTTATAGCTGA
- the hemC gene encoding hydroxymethylbilane synthase, producing MKRKISSSSLSFKASARPNWRIGSRGSPLALAQANEFKNLLLLNYPDLAADDLIEIIPIKTTGDKIQDRDLANIGGKGLFTKEIEEALLANQIDFAVHSMKDVPTILPEGLEIPCLLPRRNPLDAWFSRDHFSLANLPSGSIVGTSSLRRKSQILARRPDLKVVPLRGNVQTRLEKLNRREIDATVLALAGLERLNLADQATHILSAEEMLPAVAQGAIGIEIREDDQRTRELLQPLNDWKTTICIQTERACLQELDGSCRTPIAALAQYDEKSETLSLRSMLAATDGSKVVFDDRRSPFSGALKMGQDAGKALREKYHK from the coding sequence ATGAAACGAAAAATTTCTTCATCTTCCTTATCATTCAAAGCATCTGCCCGCCCGAATTGGCGGATTGGCAGCCGTGGCAGCCCCTTGGCGCTTGCCCAGGCCAATGAATTTAAAAACCTATTGTTACTAAATTATCCCGATTTGGCTGCCGACGATCTTATTGAAATCATCCCCATCAAAACCACCGGTGATAAGATCCAAGACAGGGATTTGGCTAATATCGGCGGCAAGGGTTTATTTACCAAAGAAATTGAAGAGGCCCTGCTAGCCAACCAAATTGATTTTGCCGTTCATTCCATGAAAGATGTGCCGACCATTTTACCCGAAGGCTTGGAAATTCCCTGTTTATTACCCCGGCGTAATCCCTTGGACGCTTGGTTCAGCCGCGACCATTTTTCCCTGGCAAATTTGCCGTCGGGCTCAATTGTCGGCACCTCTTCCCTGCGGCGAAAATCACAAATACTCGCCCGCAGGCCTGATCTCAAAGTGGTGCCCTTGCGGGGGAATGTCCAAACCCGTTTAGAAAAACTAAACCGGCGGGAAATTGATGCAACTGTTTTAGCCTTGGCCGGTTTGGAGCGATTAAACCTGGCCGACCAAGCCACCCATATTTTATCGGCGGAGGAAATGTTGCCAGCCGTCGCCCAAGGGGCCATCGGCATCGAAATTCGGGAGGATGATCAACGGACACGGGAATTGCTGCAACCTTTGAATGACTGGAAAACCACTATCTGCATTCAGACGGAGCGTGCCTGTTTGCAGGAATTGGACGGATCCTGCCGCACCCCGATTGCAGCCTTGGCCCAATATGATGAAAAATCAGAAACCCTGTCCCTGCGAAGCATGTTGGCCGCCACTGATGGCAGCAAGGTGGTGTTTGATGACCGCCGGTCGCCGTTTTCAGGAGCGCTTAAAATGGGGCAAGACGCCGGTAAGGCCTTGCGCGAAAAATACCACAAATGA
- a CDS encoding uroporphyrinogen-III synthase — protein MHKNTPRHILITRTEEPLIGLSDGQPLLSYLEKNGIQTTIAPLLTIQPVPKTENQVDPKDSGVVQAILFTSSHAVKLWAERDQSRDILVLTVGDHTASVAQELGFTHIRSAGGDVTELLALVKSTLNSGNGKILYPCARFTSVNIAEKLQPLGFVVEPVIVYDAVPVKELSTDVRQKIHNQLITDIIFFSARGAATFKNLIDQDHSLKTACKKIHCLCFSHAIAQNMQEFPWKSLHITAKPDIPSLIELIETTDSSQRDNPMFYPEKDTLTRISSFTSLILVLLLGAGLFTYPQWFASRSSENALPSNGLEQWQSAAQQLTSSLQAQESRLNKLETLLQNTNDPSVTVRLQNLEQQLAIIFEKLSVTNPALDLNPLLSSLQDLSKRLTYLETTNQNDGQNIQSLTQESTQLRNQLNNSNSRLQSLENAWNIMTADRQQGQTQMMEIANQVKALQEKAKIDQDPTLAALFLTAGQFETALMNGQGFVNELAAIKRLGAHQPPVMDWLKKAEVLEPWAVTGLLSYPQLQQKLNEVSQQAAQDDLAQGLRQNGWDRQLAAQLSGLITIRPIGAQTVGDDLLSKLARAEAKFTSRQFAAAAAELTGDQLPTYIQEWRNHLNARIQADLLLVEFKNIILKNFVSNP, from the coding sequence ATGCATAAAAATACCCCGCGCCATATCTTAATCACCCGTACGGAAGAGCCGCTCATCGGCCTGTCCGATGGGCAGCCTTTATTAAGCTACTTGGAAAAAAATGGTATCCAAACGACCATCGCCCCGTTATTAACCATTCAACCTGTCCCGAAAACAGAAAACCAGGTTGATCCAAAAGATAGTGGTGTCGTCCAAGCCATCCTATTCACCAGCTCGCATGCGGTCAAATTATGGGCAGAACGCGATCAATCCCGTGATATCTTGGTATTAACCGTTGGCGACCATACCGCAAGTGTCGCCCAAGAACTTGGCTTCACCCACATCAGAAGCGCCGGGGGGGATGTGACTGAGTTGTTGGCTTTGGTCAAATCCACCTTAAACTCTGGCAATGGAAAAATCCTTTATCCCTGCGCCCGCTTCACCAGCGTTAATATAGCTGAAAAACTGCAGCCATTAGGGTTTGTCGTCGAACCCGTTATTGTGTATGACGCTGTGCCCGTGAAAGAATTATCAACCGATGTCCGGCAAAAAATCCACAACCAGCTGATTACGGATATCATTTTCTTTTCCGCCCGCGGGGCCGCCACTTTTAAGAATTTGATTGACCAGGATCATTCCTTAAAAACCGCTTGTAAAAAGATCCATTGTTTATGTTTCAGCCATGCCATTGCCCAAAATATGCAGGAATTTCCTTGGAAATCCCTGCATATTACCGCCAAACCCGATATACCCAGCCTGATTGAATTAATCGAAACCACCGACAGCAGCCAGCGAGATAATCCGATGTTTTACCCAGAAAAAGACACCCTCACCCGCATATCTTCCTTCACCAGCCTGATACTCGTTTTATTGCTGGGGGCAGGTTTATTCACTTATCCACAATGGTTTGCATCCCGTTCTTCAGAAAACGCCTTGCCAAGCAATGGCTTGGAGCAATGGCAATCAGCAGCGCAGCAACTGACCAGTTCGCTGCAAGCCCAAGAATCCAGGTTAAATAAGCTTGAAACCCTGCTTCAAAATACAAATGATCCGTCTGTTACCGTCCGTTTGCAAAATCTGGAACAGCAGTTGGCTATTATATTTGAAAAATTATCGGTTACCAATCCCGCCCTCGATTTAAACCCTCTGTTATCCTCCCTGCAGGATTTATCGAAACGGTTAACTTACCTTGAAACCACCAACCAAAATGATGGGCAAAACATCCAAAGCCTGACCCAAGAAAGCACCCAATTACGCAATCAGCTGAATAACAGCAACAGCCGCCTGCAATCTTTGGAAAATGCCTGGAACATCATGACGGCAGACCGCCAGCAAGGGCAAACCCAAATGATGGAAATTGCCAATCAAGTCAAGGCACTCCAAGAAAAAGCCAAGATTGATCAAGATCCAACCTTGGCCGCTTTATTCTTAACCGCTGGCCAATTTGAAACCGCTTTGATGAACGGTCAGGGATTTGTCAATGAATTGGCCGCCATTAAAAGGTTGGGCGCCCATCAACCCCCGGTCATGGATTGGCTGAAAAAAGCAGAGGTTTTAGAACCTTGGGCCGTCACCGGATTGTTATCTTACCCGCAATTACAGCAAAAATTGAATGAAGTCTCCCAACAAGCTGCTCAAGATGATTTGGCCCAAGGGTTGCGGCAAAACGGCTGGGATAGGCAATTGGCCGCCCAGCTATCCGGTTTGATCACTATCCGCCCGATCGGCGCACAAACCGTCGGGGATGATTTGCTATCAAAATTGGCGCGGGCGGAGGCTAAGTTCACGAGCAGGCAATTTGCAGCAGCAGCAGCCGAATTAACCGGCGACCAATTGCCAACTTATATCCAGGAATGGCGCAATCATTTGAATGCCCGCATTCAGGCCGATCTCTTACTCGTAGAATTTAAAAACATCATTTTAAAAAATTTCGTCTCTAACCCTTAA
- a CDS encoding glutamate--tRNA ligase has translation MTKNPANKPAQPQPSAAEQVAALLFASQPDLLPPSHYEKLYPPRLLPKGAMVTRFAPSPTGLMHIGGVYMSLINKRLADQSGGVFFLRLEDTDNERYHADAVNTIIQALTQVNLLPHEGVVGVDKGQALQKGSYGTYVQSERVPIYHTFVRELIAKGLAYPCFLTMEELDETRAKQTLSKQRPGCYGKWAKWRDAPVEKVQEKLAQKTKYVVRLKAPGSYDKRLTWHDEIKGDISVPENDVDAVLIKSDGLPTYHFAHAVDDHLMRTTHVVRGDEWLASVPLHLQLFQAFGWQPPKYAHVGPIEKLEAQPDGHNSRRKLSKRKDPEANIQFYFQKGFPVEAVLEYLTHLIASSFEDWRRQNPAKPLADFAINFKQFSPHGALSDFDKLSSISKDIIADLDAETLYKRALQWALEWDQSLAELMKKHETLTKRALNIERGGERRSKRIATWQDLRSQLFFIYDELFNDLPVFPFPERISPIDRNAIIAAFLKDYQTSWEKQQMLDYAKDMALKQGYAPNGKTFDKDPKAYKGHFGDVMMVIRVAICGARESPDLWEVMQVLGVERVKKRLQQSLG, from the coding sequence ATGACCAAAAATCCTGCCAATAAACCTGCCCAACCGCAACCATCCGCTGCTGAGCAAGTGGCTGCTTTATTATTTGCGAGCCAGCCCGATTTGCTGCCACCCAGCCATTATGAAAAGCTTTATCCCCCCCGCTTACTGCCGAAAGGGGCCATGGTCACCCGTTTTGCCCCCAGCCCAACCGGGCTCATGCATATTGGCGGCGTGTATATGAGCTTGATTAACAAACGGTTAGCGGATCAAAGTGGTGGGGTGTTTTTTCTGCGGCTCGAGGATACCGACAATGAACGCTACCATGCCGATGCCGTCAACACCATTATCCAAGCATTGACCCAAGTGAATTTATTGCCCCATGAAGGGGTGGTGGGGGTTGACAAGGGCCAGGCTTTGCAAAAAGGTTCTTATGGCACCTATGTGCAATCGGAACGGGTTCCCATCTATCATACTTTTGTGCGAGAATTAATTGCTAAAGGATTGGCTTACCCTTGCTTCCTTACCATGGAAGAATTGGATGAAACCCGCGCCAAACAAACCCTCAGCAAACAGCGCCCCGGTTGTTATGGCAAATGGGCCAAATGGCGGGATGCACCGGTTGAGAAAGTGCAAGAAAAGCTTGCGCAAAAAACCAAATATGTGGTGCGCTTAAAAGCCCCTGGTTCTTATGATAAACGCCTGACCTGGCATGATGAAATCAAGGGTGATATTTCCGTGCCGGAAAATGATGTGGATGCGGTGCTGATTAAATCAGATGGGTTGCCCACCTATCATTTTGCCCATGCGGTTGATGACCATTTGATGCGGACAACCCATGTGGTACGGGGCGATGAATGGCTGGCCTCCGTGCCGCTGCATTTGCAGTTATTCCAAGCATTCGGTTGGCAGCCGCCGAAATATGCCCATGTAGGGCCGATTGAAAAATTAGAGGCGCAGCCAGATGGCCATAATTCCCGCCGGAAATTATCCAAGCGCAAAGACCCTGAAGCCAATATCCAATTTTATTTTCAGAAGGGTTTTCCGGTTGAGGCGGTGCTCGAATATCTAACCCATCTCATTGCCTCGTCTTTTGAAGATTGGCGGCGGCAGAATCCAGCCAAACCTTTGGCTGATTTTGCCATTAATTTTAAACAATTTTCCCCGCATGGGGCGTTAAGTGATTTTGATAAACTCAGCAGTATTAGCAAAGATATCATTGCGGATTTGGATGCGGAAACTTTATATAAGCGCGCGCTGCAATGGGCGCTTGAATGGGATCAGTCGCTTGCAGAATTAATGAAAAAACATGAAACCCTTACCAAGCGTGCCCTCAATATTGAGCGCGGCGGGGAGCGCAGATCCAAGCGTATCGCCACCTGGCAGGATTTACGCAGCCAGTTATTTTTCATTTATGACGAATTATTTAATGACTTACCAGTTTTCCCATTTCCAGAACGTATCAGCCCCATTGACCGCAACGCGATTATTGCCGCTTTTTTAAAGGATTATCAAACCAGTTGGGAGAAGCAGCAGATGCTGGATTACGCCAAAGATATGGCTTTAAAGCAAGGCTATGCCCCCAATGGGAAAACTTTTGACAAGGATCCCAAAGCCTATAAAGGCCATTTTGGCGATGTGATGATGGTGATCAGGGTGGCGATTTGCGGGGCCCGCGAATCCCCCGATTTGTGGGAAGTGATGCAGGTATTAGGGGTTGAACGGGTGAAAAAGCGCCTGCAGCAATCTTTAGGCTAA
- a CDS encoding right-handed parallel beta-helix repeat-containing protein has protein sequence MNLTTVSFHNTCGIAGSFNNSRNISLDNVNSYSINFRGFKFVQSQGINLSQVVVFTNYDYDNRSIGIWFTESQDVNLTNIGVGNFQATGISLSDTKNVIGSNISVIGKGEGIAIARNTDIDVNTVLSNIFLKIAATGLSSRQNSALRISAHGVRVSNVRIVDPDVEYAVDINNSRNVTISGVTITNSDDSDGAISIDSSTNVQVENVNVRGGNHSSIVSIEDSGSVHVKNVVLDKPSFAQIGIYAGTFTNLTPGSHKDITFENISIDGARTGVMVANGTFNELEISLKDVVIKNAKIVAFELFDRIYFKNLGGNKSISSASVCDGMINKNNGVVVDVGGASVICQ, from the coding sequence ATGAACCTAACCACTGTTTCTTTCCATAACACTTGTGGTATTGCTGGATCTTTTAACAACTCACGTAATATAAGTTTAGATAATGTGAATAGTTACTCAATAAACTTCCGGGGCTTCAAATTTGTTCAGAGCCAAGGCATCAATTTATCGCAAGTGGTTGTTTTTACCAATTATGATTATGATAATCGTTCAATTGGCATTTGGTTTACTGAATCACAAGACGTGAATCTGACCAATATTGGCGTTGGAAATTTTCAAGCCACTGGAATATCTTTATCCGACACCAAGAATGTTATTGGCAGTAATATCAGTGTGATTGGAAAGGGTGAAGGGATAGCTATCGCTAGGAATACTGACATAGATGTTAATACTGTACTTAGTAATATTTTTCTCAAGATAGCTGCAACTGGCTTATCGTCGCGTCAAAATAGTGCCTTGCGTATTAGTGCTCATGGTGTTCGTGTCTCTAATGTGCGAATAGTGGATCCTGATGTTGAGTATGCGGTGGACATAAACAATTCCCGCAACGTCACAATTAGTGGCGTGACAATTACTAATAGCGACGATTCAGACGGTGCCATTTCTATAGATTCTTCAACTAATGTCCAGGTAGAGAATGTGAATGTTAGGGGTGGTAATCATTCTTCTATCGTTTCTATCGAGGATTCCGGCAGCGTCCATGTAAAAAATGTGGTTTTGGACAAGCCTTCTTTTGCCCAGATTGGGATTTATGCTGGTACCTTTACTAATTTAACACCGGGTAGTCATAAAGATATCACTTTTGAAAATATATCAATTGATGGGGCCCGGACTGGGGTCATGGTAGCAAATGGTACTTTTAACGAATTGGAAATCAGTCTGAAAGATGTTGTCATTAAAAATGCAAAGATTGTTGCTTTTGAATTATTTGATAGGATCTATTTTAAGAATTTGGGCGGCAATAAATCTATATCTTCTGCATCTGTATGCGATGGCATGATCAACAAAAACAATGGTGTTGTGGTAGATGTTGGGGGGGCGTCTGTTATCTGTCAATAA